CCTCCAGTATTAACAGTTTCCTGAATTTTAACCATTTATATTCTTAATATGGTATTCACAGTAAATTTTATCTAATATGTAAACCTCAACTCTATTAAATGGTCAAAAGTACTCtgccaaactttaaaaaaaaacatgtattgtagaatagtatttcattgcaaCTCAAGGCTTGTTGAATTCTAGACCCTAACACAGGGTTCTCTCGAGCAGGAGCCCTCCAAACTAGAGGTCTGGATTAAGGGCTTAATTCTGTGatctctgagccccagctgtTTGGACAGCTTTGTCATCATTACGTGAAAAAGGTTCACAGAGTGATTAGCAAGCAGTAATCATTTCAGGCTCAAATCCAAGGATCAATCTCCTCTCCCTTTCACCAAGGGTGTTAGTTCCCCTGTGCAGTCTGATCATCCAAGGGTGTTCTTGGACATGTCCCAGGTACAGTCTGCTCTGCCTGTGCTTGGGTGGCATTTGTGTATTACTTCTTCTAGCTGCATTATCATGTGGCATCACAGTTCTTGTGCTATTTTCACTTCCACCAGAAAACcagctaattttaaaaaattaattctttcagGTATGATGCCAGCTTGAAATCCATCCCTCCTCCAGATTTTGGTACCCCGACGCTGCATTATTTTGAAGACTGGGGTGTTGTGACTTACGGAAGTGCACTGCCTGTGGAAATTAAtagatcttttctttccttcaagtCGGGAAAACTTGGGGGACGTGCAATATACGACATTGtccacagaaacaaatacaaagattgGATCAAAGGATGGAGAAATTTTAATGCAGGGCATGAACACCCTGATcaaaattcatttacttttgcTCCCAATGGTATGCCTTTCATTACTGAGGCTCTCTACGGGCCGAAGTATACCTTCTTCAACAACGTCTTGATGTTTTCCCCAGCTGTGTCAAAGAGCTGCTTTTATCCCTGGGAGGGTCAGGTCACGGAAGACTGTTCCTCAAAATGGTCTAAATATAAGCATGACCTGGCAGCTAGTTGTCAAGGGAGAGTGGTTGCAGCCGTGGAGAGAAATGGAATGGTTTTCATCCGAGGAGAAGGTGTGGGAGCTTATAACCCCCAGCTCAATCTGAAGAATGTTCAGAGGAATCTAATCCTCCTACATCCACAGCTTCTCCTCCTCGTGGATGAAATACACCTGGGAGAGGACAGCCCCTTGGAGACAGCAACGAGCTTCTTCCACAATGTGGACTTCCCTTTTGAGGAGACAGTGGTAGATGGGGTCCATGGGGCTTTCATCAGGCAGCGAGATGGTCTCTATAAAATGTACTGGATGGATGATACTGGCTACAGTGAAAAAGCAACTTTTGCTTCGGTGACGTACCCTCGCGGCTATCCCTACAATGGGACGAACTATGTGAATGTCACCATGCACCTCCGAAGTCCCATCACCAGGGCAGCTTACCTCTTCATAGGGCCATCTGTGGATGTCCAGAGCTTCAGCATCCACGGAGACCCTCAGCAACTGGATGTGTTCATAGCCACCAGAGAGCATGCCTATGCCATTTACCTTTGGACAGGTGAGGCCACAGGGCAGTCCGCCTTTGCACAGGTCATTGCAGATCATCAGAAAATTCTGTTTGACCGGAGCTCAGCCATCAGGAGCGCCACTGTCCCTGAGGTAAAGGACTATGCTGCTATTGTGGAACACAACCTGCAGCGTTTTAAGCCAGTGTTCCAGCTGCTGGAGAAGCAGATCCTGTCCCGGGTGCGGAACACAGCTAGCTTCAGGAAGACTGCTGAGCGCCTGCTCAGGTTTTCAGACAAGAGGCAGACTGAGGAAGCCATCGACAGGATTTTTGCCATatcgcagcagcagcagcagcagcaaagcaAGTCAAAGAAAAACCGAAGGGCAGGCAAACGCTATAAATTTGTGGATGCCGTCCCTGATATTTTTGCACAGATTGAAGTCAATGAAAAAAAGATCCGGCAGAAAGCTCAGATTTTGGCACAGAAAGAACAGCCCATAGATGAAGATGAAGAGATGAAAGACCTTTTAGATTTTGCAGACGTAACATAcgagaaacacaaaaataacgGCTTGATGAAAGGCCGGTTCGGGCGGATGGCAACAACTACTCACAGCAAAGCGCCGTCACTGTCTGCTTCTTACACCAGACTGTTCCTGATTCTGAACATTGCTATTTTCTTCGTCATGTTGGCGATGCAACTGACCTACTTCCAGAGGGCCCAGAGCCTGCACAGCCAAAGATGTCTTTATGCGGTCCTTCTGATAGACAGCTGCATTTTACTGTGGTTGTACTCTTCTTGTTCCCAGTCGCAGTGCTAGCGCTGACGCTGTCGATTGCTTGACCATTTGTGCTCACAAATctatgcagaaaaaaaagaaaaaaattatcgcCTTAGTTTattattgggtttttttcccccctcagatTCATTTTAACAAATTCAGGGCAAGATAACTTCACACAAGAAGGCAAGGGCATGGAGAAATCAGAATTGGAACAGGCAAAGAATTTGTCAGGAATAAAAGTTGCTTAGCTGTCACAGATGtttctgaagtgtttggcatGACTAATCCATATAATACTACTCttagaagaaacaaaaagtctggttttaagtaatatttaagaaacaaaaaagacttagaattggattttattcatattaatttAATGCTATTAGCAATCTTCATATACTATTTTATAAGAAGGCTGAAGCAAACAATTCTGAGAAATACATCTTGCTAAGTCAGGTACGGTGGTATCACCTTCCTGGGAGAGTAGTTCGTTAGTTAAGCAAATAACAGCACCTGCATTTTGGGTTCCTATTCAGGTAACAGTAAAAATGATGGCAGAAAATCAGcaaaaacttaaaatgtatttcccaTAGAATACATGTATCTGTGAGCGACTATTTGCTTGATGACGTCAGTCTGCACACACAACTGATTTTGCTTTCATGCATCCATTGGTTATTCAATAACGACAGTTACAGGGAACTTGAtctcttattttcttcatgtggaaagctgttgAAGACCCAATGACTACacttcagaataaaatattttatatcctgAACATTGATTTCAATACCAAAGAAGATGGGGAAGCTAAAATTTGGATATGATTCCTAtgttttttaatagaatattttctttaaatttattttgttaaataaacattataattGTGACTTTCAATAGTGTCTTTCTACTTTGTTCCATTATAATCAATACGTATGCAGCAGTTTTGAAATCTTTgaagagaaatgtttatttgGACATGTATTAACTAAACTTATAAAATAGTGTTTGAATTGAAAGAAGTAATTTCTCTGCTTACTTCCCTTTTATTGtttaaacattttcaatatttaaaacaaaagccagCTTCTGATATTTGCGTAATGCCatggttttaaaaacaaacttttcttACTTATTCGCAGTCAAGTCTGCAGGAGGTTGACAGCAAGTACTGGAAACACGCTCTGCAGCTTATACTTCAGCAGAAGAAAATGACATGCTTCGGCGGAATGACGAGTAAATGATCTTACGTTCGGCATAGTTGAGTCTTCTGTATTTCTCCCTTGAAAACACGTTTGCCTGCAGTTTTGCAGTTAAGACACATTCACTGATTTGTAGGTCTGATGTCATAATGGCGGTATTTCCCTTtcacttctttttgtttgtgGAAATAGCAGTACGTAACAGAAAACAAGACCACGGAGAAGCTCTTTTATGAGCGCCTTTTTGCCGTTCTACTCTTGAACCTTCTTACATAAATAAAACCCAAGGCCGACTTTTAACTGTGCTTTGCACTCACTCATACTTGGAATCTAGAACATGACTTCTggggaagtatttttttttctcgcATGGAAAAGGCCTCTAGGGAGGATGTCATTACACACTGTTTaaaagaataatgttttcaaaagaagaatGCTTCCGTTTGTCCTGCATGGATGATGTTACTGGGATTTAAACTTGCTTTATGTGACAGATTCTCTGTTTACTTAACCCCATTCGacattcctctcttctcctctttctcattCAAAAGGATGAATTGTCTGAAATGATCAAAAgcaaattttggaaaaaaaagggaaaattgcCCTTTGAGGCGACCGAGCAAACCTGATCTCAGACCCAAACACTGAGGCGTACTTAACTGAGCGAGATGAGAAGTGCACACAAGTGCCAAATCCAGCTTTCCTCTTGTTTTCATTAGTTTAGGGACAGATGATAAATCAGTTTAAAAGTAAttcttcaagattttatttatttatttttggagtatttttttcAATGTGGTAATCATGTATCTTTAAAACCAAGTTCATTaaatgggttttttcccccccttctAGAGGACCTCATATCtatttcacttaaaaagaaatttccatGGGCAGTGGTTGAGGGAAAAAATGATAGTGCTGAAACAAATCCCAGCTCTTCCTACAGACGCATGTTTTGCAGCAGGGCTAGTGCATATTTCATGGAAACTAAGGAACTCTTTGTGTCTTCCAGAAAACCAAGCGACGTTAAGTCTCCCTTGTAACCGAGTAATCAATTATGGAATCTGTGTCAGTGCTGCTCACTATGAAAGGAGTGTTTCAAGTTCGTGGGATAATATGTGAGCTGTAGTTTAGGGCATTGGCAGGACTTTTCGTCCTAGCCTTAAAGAGAACTTGGGAGTCATTAATTAGCATACAGAGCCTGTCTGTGCAGTGGCAGGGGCATATTCCCCTTTTGGTAACTAATTAAGTAATTAACAGTTGTGATGATGGATAAGACCTATTATCTGCTGAGAGAACATTCTCTTGAGATCATCGTAATTGGTAACAAAGTCAGAAGACcttattctgtaatttttattaattaaaatctaTTGTCTAGAATATTGAATTCTTCCATAATATCTGTCATAATTTTTAAGAGTACACAATGTTCtaaggttattaaaaataattttaacagaatATTATGCACACTGaattaatatgcttttaaaaagaaaagtttacatTTTCAATCTGTTTCATGGTTCACAAACCACCCACAAAGAAATCAATTTCTTCAAATTTTGAAGAGAATTCAAGTTATGaaatgtacaggggtgggcaaaactaggttaacagtaataaataatataataattaattaaaaaatacaagaggAGCAAACACAAACAACAGATACAAACTCAGATGGCTGTAGGAAAACTAGAGTATATGGTCGTCGGCGTCAGAGATTAACTAGGGAAGTAAGCCGGGTTAGGGAGGTGTGTGAAGACCTAACTTGCTTGGAGTTGAGTGCCGACAAACGAGCTTTAGGTGATCTGATCAAGCCTCCAAAATCTGTTCAGAGAGGGAACTGAGGATTGAGCAAAGGGGCAATCCTCTCTCCAACTCTGTCCTTTGTATGTCCCTGTGCTTCTTTCAATTCTGTTGGCAAAGCCCACTGACTGGATTCTTTCCTCTTTATGTTCATGTTGAGAAAAGGTCAGTTTCTGCTTTATTTAGCTTATTGGCGAGAACAACTTATGTACCAGCCATATTTCAGCGAGATACCTGCATTATGCTACATATCGTCAATGAGTTACCGACAGGTTTTCAGGAAGTGACAGACAAAGCATGTGTTTCACTGCATGGCcgaaatatttcattttgggtcttttattttttatttttaagtatattttattgattatgctattacagttgtcccattctttttctcccctttatctccctctgccctgcaccactcttccaccagcatcccccacccctggccttatccttagttcatgtttatgggtcataacagaagttctttggcttctccatttcccatactattcttaacctccccctgtctattttgtacctaccatttatgcttcttattccctgtaccttttcccccattctccccccgccccctccctgctgataaccctccaaatgatctccatacctgtGACTGtgatcctgttctagtttgcttagttttgtttttgtttttgttttttaggttcagttgatagttgtgagtttgttgtcattttactgttcatagttttttatctcctatctcttagataagtcactttaacatttcatataataagggcttggtgatgatgaactcctttaacttgaccttctctgggaaacactttacctgcccttccattctaaatgatagctttgctgaatagagtaatctaggttgtaggtccttgcttttcataactttgaatacttctttccagccccttctttgctgtaaggtttcttttgagaaatcagctgatagtcttatacgAACCCTAGggtcattaattttaaaatagctagCTAGGTTCAAGCTCTGTTAAACAAGACATCATCACAATGTGAAGAGTAAAAGTCAAAGTTGCATTAtaacttttctgttatttttcttagttgtacttgttatattaattataaatatacatgattaaaaaaataaaattatactagCAGGtttgtatttgtaaaattttGCCCACTCTCTTTGTAACCTTACAGAAACCTTATTTCTTTCTcctggccttttatttttatttattttttcctttgactcaAACTAGCCTCACCTAGCACCCAGACTCACACACCACCCTCTCCCTTGCTTCATCacagccctcaggacaatgaggttgtGGTCAGCATCCAGTAGTCTTAGGAACGGGTCCTCGGTCGCTACTGCTGAGACAGAGTTAAACATGATATCTTTGCCTCAGTTGTGCTTTAGCTCTGGACCAGGAAGTGGAACAATCCCACAGGACAAATCCTTGTCAGATTGGACAGAACAAATACAAGGTCGACATCAGAATCAAACACGATGATCAGTTACCCCATCCGTACCCTAGCTCCAGCCAATCAATAGAGACCACAACCCTTAATCACCatgattaattatttttttccttaaataatccATCCCCTAGAAGGCATCCGGGAGTCAGGTCTTCGAGCATGAGCTACCTATGACTCAGGGCGTAGTGCCATCTCCTTAATAAATCCTTAATTTCTTTGGCTGCGAACTCCTGTTTGTGTCCTATAGGGCTTTGATGTGCACAGACAAAAGGACCCCTTTAGTCTGGTAACACCTCACTCTTGATTTGTGCTTCCCAGAAGCTACCAATTCCTGATTATCTTAGCTGTATATTTATTATGTCCATGGTTAGGATAAGATCTAAAACTTGTTACCCATGAGGAAGAGGATGGGTGTTTTtatccatctccctctctccataCCTGCTTCATTCATCCCCAGCCTTCTAACGGTTGTCATAAGTTTGGGTTGCCAGTATTCAGTATTTGTGTTTTGACTGTGTAAATGCAGACTCACAGGTTAGCCATGGAGAGTGCTCTCTTCCCTTCATACACGACTTTGGCTTCCTCAtagtgattatttcttttttgcttttgcttaGTTGTCAAGCAATCTCATTTTATCCCCAAACTTTCCAGTTTAAGTGTAAATCTCACTGTCTGTTCAGTCACACCTAGGTCACTGGACACTTCTTTGTGTCCTTAGGGCCAGCCCTCCTTGCAGGTGGGTTGCCCTCAGGTCTCCTTTCTCCATCGGTTGGAGGATTCTGTATGCCTCTTTTCTGCGTGAATACATTTTCTGAACCCCATGGTTTCCTTTTTCCTCATCAGCGCCCCATTTCAGTGGAGCATATTCTCCCTGACATTCTATGGGGAGTAATATTTTGcctcctttcatttctgaaaatacCTTCATTCCCTCCTTCACTTGATTCATCACTTAGCCAACAATTCTAGGTTGGAAGTAACTTTTCCTCATATTAGTGCAAATCTGATATTGTTGAAAAATTTGTTACAAAGTTTTTCTCTTGGACAAAGCAATTTTAAGCAGAGAGAAACTCCAGTCTTCTTTCTAGTTAGTTCAGTGGAGGGACGCTAGAGGAAGGAATTGATTAATAGGCCTACCTGTTTGTGTTCTCAAAGTTGGAGAAAGGGGGCTAGAGATCTCTGTTGAGTAGACACTTACCCTCTGATTAAGTGTAGTGCCTCCGTTCAGCTGTGCTGTGTCTTTAAACCAGAatccc
The Desmodus rotundus isolate HL8 chromosome 11, HLdesRot8A.1, whole genome shotgun sequence genome window above contains:
- the DSE gene encoding dermatan-sulfate epimerase isoform X2; the protein is MRTHTRGAPSVFFISLFCFVSAYISDENPEVMIPFTNANYDNHPMLYFSRAEVAELQLRATSSHAHIAARLTEAVHTMLSSPLEYLPPWDPKDYSARWNEIYGNNLGALAMFCVLYPENIEARDMAKDYMERMAAQPSWLVKDAPWDEVPLAHSLVGFATAYDFLYNYLSKTQQERFLEVIANASGYMYETSYRRGWGFQYLHNHQPTNCMALLTGSLVLMNQGYLQEAYLWTKQVLTIMEKSLVLLREVTDGSLYEGVAYGSYTTRSLFQYVFLVQRHFDINHFGHPWLKQHFAFMYRTILPGFQRTVAIADSNYNWFYGPESQLVFLDKFVMRNGSGNWLADQIRRNRVAEGPGTPSKGQRWCTLHTEFLWYDASLKSIPPPDFGTPTLHYFEDWGVVTYGSALPVEINRSFLSFKSGKLGGRAIYDIVHRNKYKDWIKGWRNFNAGHEHPDQNSFTFAPNGMPFITEALYGPKYTFFNNVLMFSPAVSKSCFYPWEGQVTEDCSSKWSKYKHDLAASCQGRVVAAVERNGMVFIRGEGVGAYNPQLNLKNVQRNLILLHPQLLLLVDEIHLGEDSPLETATSFFHNVDFPFEETVVDGVHGAFIRQRDGLYKMYWMDDTGYSEKATFASVTYPRGYPYNGTNYVNVTMHLRSPITRAAYLFIGPSVDVQSFSIHGDPQQLDVFIATREHAYAIYLWTGEATGQSAFAQVIADHQKILFDRSSAIRSATVPEVKDYAAIVEHNLQRFKPVFQLLEKQILSRVRNTASFRKTAERLLRFSDKRQTEEAIDRIFAISQQQQQQQSKSKKNRRAGKRYKFVDAVPDIFAQIEVNEKKIRQKAQILAQKEQPIDEDEEMKDLLDFADVTYEKHKNNGLMKGRFGRMATTTHSKAPSLSASYTRLFLILNIAIFFVMLAMQLTYFQRAQSLHSQRCLYAVLLIDSCILLWLYSSCSQSQC
- the DSE gene encoding dermatan-sulfate epimerase isoform X1 encodes the protein MPHGLRICRCWNRSQVCDLIPFEDGLAALEIWRSDATMRTHTRGAPSVFFISLFCFVSAYISDENPEVMIPFTNANYDNHPMLYFSRAEVAELQLRATSSHAHIAARLTEAVHTMLSSPLEYLPPWDPKDYSARWNEIYGNNLGALAMFCVLYPENIEARDMAKDYMERMAAQPSWLVKDAPWDEVPLAHSLVGFATAYDFLYNYLSKTQQERFLEVIANASGYMYETSYRRGWGFQYLHNHQPTNCMALLTGSLVLMNQGYLQEAYLWTKQVLTIMEKSLVLLREVTDGSLYEGVAYGSYTTRSLFQYVFLVQRHFDINHFGHPWLKQHFAFMYRTILPGFQRTVAIADSNYNWFYGPESQLVFLDKFVMRNGSGNWLADQIRRNRVAEGPGTPSKGQRWCTLHTEFLWYDASLKSIPPPDFGTPTLHYFEDWGVVTYGSALPVEINRSFLSFKSGKLGGRAIYDIVHRNKYKDWIKGWRNFNAGHEHPDQNSFTFAPNGMPFITEALYGPKYTFFNNVLMFSPAVSKSCFYPWEGQVTEDCSSKWSKYKHDLAASCQGRVVAAVERNGMVFIRGEGVGAYNPQLNLKNVQRNLILLHPQLLLLVDEIHLGEDSPLETATSFFHNVDFPFEETVVDGVHGAFIRQRDGLYKMYWMDDTGYSEKATFASVTYPRGYPYNGTNYVNVTMHLRSPITRAAYLFIGPSVDVQSFSIHGDPQQLDVFIATREHAYAIYLWTGEATGQSAFAQVIADHQKILFDRSSAIRSATVPEVKDYAAIVEHNLQRFKPVFQLLEKQILSRVRNTASFRKTAERLLRFSDKRQTEEAIDRIFAISQQQQQQQSKSKKNRRAGKRYKFVDAVPDIFAQIEVNEKKIRQKAQILAQKEQPIDEDEEMKDLLDFADVTYEKHKNNGLMKGRFGRMATTTHSKAPSLSASYTRLFLILNIAIFFVMLAMQLTYFQRAQSLHSQRCLYAVLLIDSCILLWLYSSCSQSQC
- the DSE gene encoding dermatan-sulfate epimerase isoform X3, with amino-acid sequence MYETSYRRGWGFQYLHNHQPTNCMALLTGSLVLMNQGYLQEAYLWTKQVLTIMEKSLVLLREVTDGSLYEGVAYGSYTTRSLFQYVFLVQRHFDINHFGHPWLKQHFAFMYRTILPGFQRTVAIADSNYNWFYGPESQLVFLDKFVMRNGSGNWLADQIRRNRVAEGPGTPSKGQRWCTLHTEFLWYDASLKSIPPPDFGTPTLHYFEDWGVVTYGSALPVEINRSFLSFKSGKLGGRAIYDIVHRNKYKDWIKGWRNFNAGHEHPDQNSFTFAPNGMPFITEALYGPKYTFFNNVLMFSPAVSKSCFYPWEGQVTEDCSSKWSKYKHDLAASCQGRVVAAVERNGMVFIRGEGVGAYNPQLNLKNVQRNLILLHPQLLLLVDEIHLGEDSPLETATSFFHNVDFPFEETVVDGVHGAFIRQRDGLYKMYWMDDTGYSEKATFASVTYPRGYPYNGTNYVNVTMHLRSPITRAAYLFIGPSVDVQSFSIHGDPQQLDVFIATREHAYAIYLWTGEATGQSAFAQVIADHQKILFDRSSAIRSATVPEVKDYAAIVEHNLQRFKPVFQLLEKQILSRVRNTASFRKTAERLLRFSDKRQTEEAIDRIFAISQQQQQQQSKSKKNRRAGKRYKFVDAVPDIFAQIEVNEKKIRQKAQILAQKEQPIDEDEEMKDLLDFADVTYEKHKNNGLMKGRFGRMATTTHSKAPSLSASYTRLFLILNIAIFFVMLAMQLTYFQRAQSLHSQRCLYAVLLIDSCILLWLYSSCSQSQC